In bacterium, a single genomic region encodes these proteins:
- a CDS encoding tail-specific protease, whose product MAIMLQNSHFARLPFNAELSQRFLADYLKDLDFQRLYFTQEDVDEFNIKYGDQLHSLLLSGKSMSAATEIYRVFEKRVEERVALTEKLLKDDHFDFAVDESVMLTRKDAAWPRND is encoded by the coding sequence GCTCGGTTGCCTTTCAATGCCGAGTTGAGTCAGAGATTCTTGGCCGATTACCTGAAAGATCTCGATTTCCAGCGACTCTATTTTACCCAAGAAGACGTTGATGAGTTTAACATTAAATATGGAGATCAGCTACATTCCCTTTTATTAAGTGGCAAAAGCATGTCAGCAGCCACTGAAATTTATCGTGTTTTCGAAAAACGAGTTGAGGAGCGTGTTGCTCTGACAGAAAAACTCTTGAAAGATGACCACTTCGATTTTGCAGTCGACGAGTCGGTTATGTTGACTCGCAAAGACGCAGCTTGGCCAAGGAATGATAA